In Rhodothermus marinus DSM 4252, a single genomic region encodes these proteins:
- a CDS encoding sodium-dependent transporter has protein sequence MATPGAERGQWGSRVGFILAAAGSAVGLGNIWRFPYITGQSGGAAFVVIYLVCVALVCLPYLFAELVLGRHTQKNPLGAIRTIRPGSPWVLVGGLCVLTGVFILSYYAVIAGWTFGYIFKNLLFAHLDFGHFIASPWIVIPLFALFLGLTMLVVFGGVEEGIERWSKVLMPLLVLLMIVLIVRSVTLPGAEKGLAFYLKPDFSKVTGEVIVAALGQAFFSLSLGMGAMITYGSYLSRHEDVVVAGSYVALFDTLIALMAGFMIFPAVFATGHDPASGPALVFIVLPEIFQALPLGNLIGALFFLLLSIAALTSTVSLLEVVVAYFVDERRWSRKRSVWVVGALTFLIGLPSALSQGTVAGLSNMDWLFGADGLLGQHDFLSIMDAIWGNLALALGALLISIFVGWVWGVDRAAEELRQGSRVGPGLVRVWQFFIRYVCPVVIFIILLNVFRGYLG, from the coding sequence ATGGCCACACCGGGTGCAGAGCGGGGCCAGTGGGGCTCCCGCGTGGGCTTCATTCTGGCGGCCGCCGGCTCGGCCGTCGGGCTCGGCAACATCTGGCGCTTTCCCTATATCACCGGCCAGAGCGGCGGGGCTGCATTTGTGGTGATTTATCTGGTCTGCGTGGCGCTGGTCTGCCTGCCCTATCTGTTTGCCGAGCTGGTGCTGGGACGGCACACGCAGAAAAATCCGCTGGGCGCCATCCGGACCATTCGCCCCGGCTCGCCCTGGGTGCTCGTGGGTGGCCTGTGCGTGCTGACCGGCGTCTTCATCCTGAGCTACTATGCGGTCATTGCAGGCTGGACGTTCGGCTACATCTTCAAAAACCTGCTGTTTGCACACCTGGACTTCGGGCACTTTATCGCCAGCCCGTGGATCGTCATTCCACTGTTTGCGCTGTTTCTGGGGCTGACGATGCTGGTGGTGTTTGGCGGGGTAGAGGAGGGGATCGAGCGCTGGTCGAAGGTGCTCATGCCGCTGCTGGTTCTGCTCATGATCGTCCTGATCGTGCGCTCGGTGACGTTGCCCGGCGCCGAAAAGGGCCTGGCTTTCTACTTGAAGCCGGATTTTTCCAAGGTGACGGGCGAGGTGATCGTGGCGGCGCTCGGGCAGGCGTTCTTTTCGCTCAGCCTGGGCATGGGCGCCATGATCACCTATGGCTCCTACCTGTCGCGGCATGAAGACGTGGTGGTGGCCGGCTCCTACGTGGCGCTTTTCGATACGCTCATTGCGCTGATGGCCGGTTTCATGATCTTTCCGGCCGTTTTTGCCACGGGACACGATCCGGCCAGCGGTCCGGCGCTGGTCTTCATCGTGCTGCCCGAGATCTTTCAGGCCCTGCCGCTGGGGAATCTGATCGGCGCGCTGTTTTTCCTGCTGCTGTCGATTGCCGCGCTGACGTCCACCGTCTCGCTGCTGGAGGTGGTGGTTGCCTATTTCGTGGACGAGCGACGCTGGAGCCGGAAGCGGTCGGTCTGGGTGGTGGGCGCCCTGACGTTCCTGATTGGGTTGCCGTCGGCGCTGTCGCAGGGCACCGTGGCGGGACTGAGCAACATGGACTGGTTGTTCGGGGCGGACGGCCTGCTCGGACAGCACGACTTTCTGAGCATCATGGACGCCATCTGGGGCAATCTGGCGCTGGCGCTGGGCGCGCTGCTGATCAGCATCTTCGTGGGATGGGTCTGGGGCGTCGATCGGGCGGCCGAAGAGCTGCGGCAGGGCAGCCGGGTGGGCCCCGGACTGGTGCGCGTGTGGCAGTTTTTCATCCGGTACGTCTGCCCAGTGGTGATCTTTATCATCCTGCTGAACGTCTTCCGGGGCTATCTGGGCTGA
- a CDS encoding amidohydrolase family protein, which produces MEPRPLFLFALLLVTLPVNLNAQQPSGQQASNQNDIPTITRTYAITNARIVVAPGQEIPRGTVVLRNGVIEAVGPDVPVPTDAWVLEGDSLVVYAGFIDGLSHAGVPAPRRDENQQEERRRVQNPGDPPPELAGLTPERDVRMLLKPDDASVEKLRRVGFTMAHVVPRGRMLPGQGALIFLRGQTPAEMVYRGEVSLFAQLEPAQGVYPATDMAVLARFRQLYREAARRRQHTTLYASDPRGLEPPPYDPVHAAFFPVLEKRQPVFFYTEDALDIHRVLALQQQLDFPLRLAGLAQSFDVLEKLKQANIPLFLTLDLPEAPKDTSKLGKLSDDSLAARYHTYLHVSSYRDVPAEIENLKARQAKERIKYYETAARLHEAGLRFGFSTRDADPDKILGNLRTMIKYGLPEEAALAALTIDAARLLGIERAAGTVEVGKLANLVVTTGPLFDEKTRIRYVFVAGELFEIKEPARRPRAREEGAPPARADGTWSCTVDSPEGAIDTTLRIEGQSGTLSSSAIPQELPLENLTLEGSQLSFSVMTNAYGRVDARLTLSGDAAEGTIDVPGVGGLPMRCTRTSGPER; this is translated from the coding sequence ATGGAACCCCGACCTCTGTTTCTGTTTGCCCTCCTATTGGTGACGCTTCCCGTTAACCTCAACGCGCAACAGCCTTCCGGGCAACAGGCCTCCAACCAAAATGACATCCCGACCATCACCCGGACCTACGCCATCACCAACGCCCGCATCGTGGTGGCGCCGGGCCAGGAAATTCCCCGGGGCACGGTGGTGCTCCGCAACGGCGTGATCGAGGCGGTCGGCCCGGACGTGCCGGTGCCCACCGACGCCTGGGTGCTGGAAGGCGACTCGCTGGTGGTCTACGCCGGCTTCATCGACGGCCTCTCCCACGCAGGCGTGCCGGCACCACGCCGCGACGAAAACCAGCAGGAAGAGCGCCGTCGCGTACAGAATCCGGGCGATCCTCCCCCCGAACTGGCCGGACTGACGCCGGAGCGCGACGTGCGCATGTTGCTGAAGCCCGATGACGCCTCCGTGGAAAAACTGCGCCGCGTGGGCTTCACCATGGCCCATGTTGTGCCCCGTGGCCGCATGCTGCCGGGCCAGGGTGCCCTGATCTTTCTGCGCGGCCAGACCCCGGCCGAAATGGTCTACCGGGGCGAGGTCTCGCTGTTCGCTCAGCTTGAGCCGGCCCAGGGCGTCTATCCGGCCACCGACATGGCCGTACTGGCCCGCTTCCGCCAGCTCTACCGCGAAGCGGCCCGCCGCCGGCAACACACCACGCTCTACGCCAGCGATCCGCGCGGCCTGGAGCCACCGCCCTACGATCCGGTCCACGCCGCCTTCTTCCCGGTGCTGGAAAAACGACAGCCGGTTTTCTTCTACACCGAAGATGCCCTGGACATTCACCGGGTGCTGGCCCTGCAACAGCAGCTCGACTTTCCGCTGCGGCTGGCCGGACTTGCCCAGAGTTTCGACGTGCTGGAAAAACTCAAACAGGCAAATATTCCGCTATTTCTGACGCTGGATTTGCCGGAGGCCCCCAAAGACACCAGCAAACTCGGCAAACTGTCGGACGATTCGCTGGCTGCTCGGTATCATACGTATTTGCACGTATCCAGCTATCGTGATGTGCCGGCGGAAATCGAGAATCTGAAAGCACGTCAGGCAAAAGAACGCATCAAATACTATGAAACTGCGGCGCGCCTGCACGAAGCCGGTCTGCGCTTTGGCTTCAGCACGCGCGATGCCGATCCGGACAAAATTCTGGGCAACCTGCGCACCATGATCAAATACGGGCTGCCCGAAGAAGCGGCGCTGGCGGCGTTGACGATCGATGCGGCCCGCCTGCTCGGGATCGAGCGCGCTGCGGGCACGGTCGAGGTCGGCAAACTGGCCAACCTGGTGGTAACGACCGGACCGCTCTTCGACGAAAAGACGCGCATCCGCTACGTGTTCGTGGCCGGCGAGCTGTTCGAAATCAAGGAACCGGCCCGGCGTCCGCGTGCGCGAGAGGAGGGTGCCCCCCCGGCCCGCGCCGACGGCACCTGGTCCTGCACGGTGGACTCGCCGGAAGGCGCTATCGACACGACGCTACGCATCGAGGGGCAATCCGGTACACTCTCCAGCAGCGCCATTCCTCAGGAACTCCCGCTGGAGAACCTGACGCTGGAGGGCTCGCAGCTTTCCTTCAGTGTCATGACCAACGCCTACGGACGCGTTGATGCGCGGCTGACACTGAGCGGCGATGCGGCCGAGGGCACCATCGACGTGCCCGGCGTCGGCGGCCTGCCCATGCGCTGCACCCGTACTTCCGGACCTGAACGCTAA
- a CDS encoding amidohydrolase family protein, whose product MKRLLLFWIIGWLLSLPAAQATDVPKARRGVFALTNARIVTVTQGVIERGTLIIREDRIVAIGTDVAIPPDAEVIDCTGLEIYPGFIDSGTHLGLIEVGSLPETRDYRELGDLTPQVDALTAVNPNSVLIPVNRVNGVTTVITEPEGGLLPGKAALINLFGYTPEQMHVGGVRLMVLDFPSKGRRGPWDRRKPEDIEKAFREAMDKLNEVWDRAERYARIDSAYRANPEKNPKPLYVPEMQALLPVIRGEMPLMIKVDLAPDILEAIQWVKKRGLKRVIFSGVAEGWRVADKIAEAGIPCLVGPVLSLPTRESDRYDKAYANAGLLHAAGVKIAIRTGEAENVRNLPYHAGFAAAYGLGREAALRAVTINPAEIFGVDDLIGSLEVGKKANLFVTDGDPFEPKTQVRYVFIDGYLIPMDNRQLRLYQEFLHRQPGLELHPATH is encoded by the coding sequence ATGAAACGCTTGCTTTTGTTCTGGATCATCGGCTGGCTGTTGAGCCTGCCGGCCGCACAGGCTACCGACGTGCCGAAAGCTCGCCGGGGCGTCTTCGCCCTGACGAACGCCCGCATCGTCACCGTCACACAGGGCGTCATCGAACGCGGCACGCTGATCATTCGCGAGGACCGCATCGTGGCCATCGGAACGGACGTAGCAATCCCGCCCGACGCGGAAGTCATCGACTGCACCGGGCTGGAGATCTATCCCGGCTTCATCGACAGCGGTACCCATCTGGGGCTGATTGAGGTCGGCTCCCTGCCGGAAACGCGCGACTATCGGGAGCTGGGCGACCTGACGCCTCAGGTGGATGCGTTGACGGCCGTCAACCCGAACTCGGTGCTCATTCCCGTCAACCGCGTCAACGGCGTCACCACGGTCATCACCGAGCCCGAAGGCGGTCTGTTGCCGGGCAAGGCCGCCCTGATCAACCTGTTCGGCTACACGCCCGAGCAGATGCACGTGGGCGGCGTGCGCCTGATGGTGCTCGACTTCCCGTCCAAAGGACGGCGCGGTCCCTGGGATCGGCGCAAGCCGGAAGACATCGAAAAAGCCTTCCGCGAGGCGATGGACAAATTGAACGAAGTCTGGGACCGCGCCGAACGCTACGCCCGGATCGATTCGGCCTACCGCGCCAATCCGGAGAAAAATCCGAAGCCCCTTTACGTACCGGAAATGCAGGCGCTGCTGCCCGTCATCCGGGGCGAAATGCCGCTCATGATCAAGGTAGACCTGGCGCCCGACATTCTGGAAGCCATCCAGTGGGTCAAAAAACGCGGTCTGAAGCGCGTCATCTTCAGTGGAGTGGCCGAGGGCTGGCGCGTGGCCGACAAGATCGCCGAGGCCGGCATTCCCTGTCTAGTCGGTCCCGTGCTCTCGCTGCCCACGCGGGAGTCCGACCGCTACGACAAAGCCTACGCCAATGCAGGCCTGCTGCACGCGGCCGGCGTCAAGATCGCCATCCGCACAGGCGAGGCCGAAAACGTGCGCAACCTGCCCTACCATGCCGGCTTTGCGGCCGCCTACGGACTGGGTCGCGAGGCCGCGCTCCGCGCCGTCACCATCAACCCGGCCGAAATTTTCGGGGTGGACGATCTGATCGGCTCGCTGGAAGTGGGTAAAAAGGCCAACCTGTTCGTGACCGACGGGGATCCGTTTGAACCGAAGACGCAGGTGCGGTACGTGTTTATCGACGGGTATCTGATTCCGATGGACAATCGCCAGCTCAGGCTCTATCAAGAATTCCTCCACCGGCAGCCGGGCCTCGAACTGCACCCGGCTACCCACTGA
- the ggt gene encoding gamma-glutamyltransferase: MGFQITRYFRAKKNNWCWSLALILLVQVVRAQVGDIPRPYRAYHGLVVSARPEASEAGLEMLRRGGNAIDAAVATGFALAVVHPVAGNIGGGGFMVIRFADGRTTTIDFRETAPQAATRDMFLDEQGRFVPERSQQGYLASGVPGSVAGLLLAHEKYGRLSRAEVLEPAIRLAEEGFRLTREQAARFNAFREAFSRYPSTRKYFVKDTPFREGERFVQKDLARTLRRIQQYGADDFYRGETADLIVAEMQRGGGLITHEDLASYRAIERPPVVGTYRGYRIISMGPPSSGGIGLIQLLNAVEPYDIAEMGFGSSATIHLMAEAMRRVYADRAQWLGDPDFVKVPVQGLISKEYMRRRMADFNPYRADTSQRITHGDPWAFESQETTHYSVVDDEGNAVSVTTTINGAYGSLVVVDGAGFFLNNEMDDFSAAPGVPNMYGLVGSEANAIAPGKRMLSSMTPTIVEDPEGRLFLVLGTPGGSTIITTVFQLVLNVIDHGMNIQQAVLAPRIHHQWLPDVLYYERRGLPRDVVENLKRRGWKVVERSGTSGRAHAIQVVYGPDELAPLPGVTRVYLAGVDPRGEGGAAGY; encoded by the coding sequence ATGGGGTTCCAAATTACCCGTTATTTTCGTGCAAAGAAAAACAACTGGTGCTGGTCGCTTGCGCTGATCCTGCTGGTCCAGGTAGTCCGGGCGCAGGTGGGCGACATCCCCCGCCCCTACCGGGCCTATCACGGGCTGGTGGTTTCGGCACGCCCGGAGGCCTCCGAGGCCGGGCTGGAGATGCTCCGACGTGGCGGCAATGCCATCGACGCAGCGGTGGCCACCGGCTTTGCGCTGGCCGTGGTGCACCCCGTGGCCGGCAACATCGGGGGCGGTGGCTTCATGGTGATCCGCTTCGCCGACGGCCGCACCACCACAATCGACTTCCGCGAGACGGCCCCGCAGGCAGCCACCCGTGATATGTTTCTGGACGAGCAGGGCCGGTTCGTGCCGGAACGCAGCCAGCAGGGCTACCTGGCTTCGGGCGTGCCCGGCTCGGTGGCCGGCCTGCTGCTGGCCCACGAAAAGTACGGCCGCCTTTCCCGCGCCGAAGTGCTGGAACCGGCCATCCGCCTGGCCGAAGAGGGCTTCCGCCTCACCCGCGAGCAGGCCGCCCGCTTCAACGCCTTCCGTGAAGCCTTCTCACGCTACCCCTCCACCCGGAAGTATTTCGTAAAAGACACGCCTTTCCGGGAAGGCGAGCGGTTCGTGCAGAAGGACCTGGCCCGCACGCTCCGGCGCATCCAGCAATACGGTGCCGACGACTTCTACCGGGGCGAGACGGCCGATCTGATCGTGGCCGAAATGCAGCGGGGTGGCGGTCTGATTACGCACGAAGACCTGGCGTCCTATCGGGCCATCGAACGCCCACCGGTCGTCGGTACCTATCGGGGGTACCGGATCATTTCGATGGGGCCGCCATCTTCCGGTGGAATCGGCCTGATCCAGCTTCTCAATGCCGTCGAGCCCTACGACATTGCGGAGATGGGCTTCGGCAGCAGCGCCACCATTCACCTGATGGCCGAGGCCATGCGCCGCGTCTATGCCGACCGTGCGCAGTGGCTGGGCGATCCAGACTTTGTGAAGGTCCCCGTGCAGGGGCTGATCAGCAAGGAATACATGCGCCGGCGCATGGCCGACTTCAACCCCTATCGCGCCGACACCAGCCAGCGCATCACGCACGGCGACCCGTGGGCCTTCGAGTCGCAGGAGACCACGCACTATTCGGTGGTCGACGACGAAGGCAATGCGGTCAGCGTGACCACCACGATCAATGGCGCCTACGGCTCGCTCGTGGTGGTCGATGGCGCCGGATTTTTCCTGAACAACGAGATGGACGACTTCAGCGCCGCGCCCGGCGTGCCCAACATGTACGGGCTGGTGGGTTCCGAGGCCAACGCCATTGCGCCGGGCAAGCGCATGCTCTCGTCCATGACGCCCACCATCGTCGAAGATCCGGAAGGCCGGCTCTTTCTGGTACTGGGGACGCCGGGCGGTTCGACGATCATCACGACGGTCTTTCAGCTCGTACTGAACGTGATCGATCACGGGATGAACATCCAGCAGGCCGTGCTGGCCCCGCGCATCCACCACCAGTGGCTCCCCGATGTGCTCTATTACGAACGCCGGGGCCTGCCGCGCGATGTGGTCGAAAACCTGAAGCGACGGGGCTGGAAGGTAGTCGAGCGCAGCGGCACCAGCGGACGGGCACACGCCATCCAGGTCGTCTATGGACCGGACGAACTGGCACCCCTGCCCGGCGTGACCCGGGTCTATCTGGCGGGCGTCGATCCGCGCGGCGAAGGGGGCGCAGCTGGCTACTGA
- the purF gene encoding amidophosphoribosyltransferase, giving the protein MREIKEYCGIFGVYNAPNAARLIYYGLHALQHRGQESAGIVTSTYDEVRQRPVMPVHKGFGLVLDVFDDPSIFETKLLGRAGIGHNRYSTSGSATNPANIQPFVVHYRDGNIALAHNGNLSNARELRQAFSERGTLFLTTSDSELILHLIAQSRRQRQIDQIIDALTQLEGAFSLLILTDTSLIAVRDPNGFRPLALGRLRNEDGSWAYCVASETCAFDLIGAEYVRDIEPGEILVIDQKGCETGQFERYFLPRRFRISQCIFEYVYFARPDSKVFGEMVDKVRRKLGKQLAHEAPVPEVGPDDKPPIVISVPDSSNTIALGYTTECQKLGYRCRYEIGLIRNHYVGRTFIAPGQDRREMRVRCKFNTVEGVLRDRIVVVVDDSIVRGTTSRFLVNMIRQAGAREVHLRIASPPVISPCFYGMDFPSAEELLANKFASIEEMRRWLGVDSLAYLSVEGLMQAVRSAHPDGLDYCNACFTADYPVPVEMGVTKEENEW; this is encoded by the coding sequence ATGCGTGAAATCAAAGAGTACTGCGGCATTTTTGGCGTTTACAATGCCCCCAATGCAGCGCGTCTGATCTACTACGGCCTGCATGCGCTCCAGCACCGGGGTCAGGAATCGGCCGGTATTGTGACTTCCACGTACGACGAGGTGCGTCAGCGCCCCGTCATGCCGGTCCACAAAGGCTTCGGGCTGGTGCTCGACGTGTTCGACGATCCGTCCATTTTCGAGACCAAGCTGCTGGGACGGGCGGGGATCGGACACAACCGCTATTCGACGAGCGGCTCGGCCACCAATCCGGCCAACATCCAGCCGTTCGTCGTGCACTACCGCGACGGCAACATTGCGCTGGCGCATAACGGCAACCTTTCGAACGCCCGCGAGCTGCGCCAGGCCTTCAGCGAACGGGGCACCCTCTTTCTCACCACCAGCGATAGCGAACTCATCCTGCACCTGATCGCCCAGAGCCGCCGCCAGCGCCAGATCGACCAGATCATCGACGCGCTCACGCAACTCGAAGGGGCTTTCTCGCTGCTGATCCTGACCGACACCAGCCTGATCGCCGTGCGCGATCCGAACGGTTTCCGGCCGCTGGCGCTGGGACGGTTGCGCAACGAGGACGGCTCCTGGGCCTACTGCGTGGCCAGCGAGACCTGCGCATTCGATCTGATCGGCGCCGAGTACGTGCGCGACATCGAGCCCGGCGAAATTCTGGTCATCGATCAGAAAGGCTGCGAGACGGGTCAGTTCGAGCGCTATTTCCTGCCGCGCCGCTTTCGCATCAGCCAGTGCATTTTCGAGTACGTTTACTTTGCCCGGCCCGACTCGAAAGTCTTTGGCGAGATGGTCGACAAGGTGCGGCGTAAGCTGGGCAAGCAGCTCGCGCACGAGGCCCCGGTGCCGGAGGTCGGACCGGACGACAAGCCGCCGATCGTGATCTCGGTCCCCGACTCCTCCAATACGATCGCGCTGGGCTACACCACCGAGTGCCAGAAGCTGGGCTACCGCTGCCGCTACGAGATCGGCCTGATCCGCAACCATTACGTCGGACGTACCTTCATCGCGCCGGGCCAGGACCGTCGCGAAATGCGCGTCCGGTGCAAGTTCAATACGGTCGAGGGTGTGCTGCGCGATCGTATCGTGGTGGTGGTGGACGATTCCATCGTGCGCGGTACGACTTCGCGTTTTCTGGTCAACATGATCCGGCAGGCGGGCGCGCGCGAAGTGCATCTCCGGATCGCCTCGCCACCGGTGATCAGCCCGTGCTTCTACGGGATGGACTTCCCGAGTGCCGAGGAACTGCTGGCCAACAAGTTTGCCAGCATCGAAGAAATGCGTCGGTGGCTGGGCGTGGATTCGCTGGCCTACCTGTCGGTCGAGGGGCTGATGCAAGCTGTTCGCTCGGCCCATCCTGACGGGCTGGACTACTGCAACGCCTGCTTCACGGCCGACTATCCGGTGCCCGTCGAGATGGGCGTGACGAAGGAGGAGAACGAGTGGTAG
- a CDS encoding hemolysin family protein — protein MLFLLISALLSGSEAALLSLRTVGLTSGEATDPAVRRLQELLARPRHLIVTLQLLNTLANVGAALMAVVLAARLAWQVHWPPVLVLLVELLGVALVLLVMGEITPRLLAGRYAEPFARRMAAVVWVLQRALYPVADALVRLSAHVQRRLRAPERPLSPDELKALEVAQDGMLGEDERELLAAILEFGETTVREIMVSRLDIVAIPETATFGEVLACIRTSGHSRLPLYAEHLDNILGIVYAKDLLPYLGRAELDQPLNWRDIARPAMFVPLSKRLDDLLRDFQRRKTHMAIVVDEYGGTAGLVTLEDVLEEIVGDIRDEHDETEPVLYEQLDEHTYRVDARMNLDDLAELLGIELDTESFDFETLGGLIFHLLGVIPEPGDEVQYGPLHLRVETVDNHRIGQVLVRVEPTPVAVRKNGAES, from the coding sequence GTGCTGTTCTTGTTGATTTCGGCGCTGCTGTCCGGTTCGGAAGCGGCGCTGCTGTCGCTGCGGACGGTCGGGCTTACGTCCGGTGAGGCGACCGATCCGGCCGTTCGCCGGTTGCAGGAGCTGCTGGCCCGTCCCCGTCATCTGATCGTGACGCTCCAGCTGCTCAACACGCTGGCGAACGTGGGCGCGGCCCTGATGGCCGTGGTGCTGGCGGCGCGGCTGGCGTGGCAGGTCCACTGGCCCCCGGTGCTCGTGCTGCTGGTGGAGTTGCTGGGGGTGGCGCTCGTGCTGCTGGTCATGGGCGAGATTACGCCGCGCCTGCTGGCCGGACGCTACGCCGAGCCGTTCGCCCGACGCATGGCCGCCGTGGTCTGGGTACTGCAACGGGCGCTTTATCCGGTGGCCGATGCGCTGGTGCGGCTGAGCGCGCACGTGCAGCGACGACTCCGCGCTCCGGAGCGTCCGCTTTCGCCGGACGAGCTGAAAGCGCTGGAGGTGGCGCAGGACGGTATGCTCGGCGAGGACGAACGCGAGCTGCTGGCCGCCATCCTGGAGTTCGGCGAAACCACGGTGCGGGAGATCATGGTGAGCCGGCTCGACATTGTCGCCATCCCCGAGACGGCCACCTTCGGCGAAGTGCTCGCGTGCATCCGCACCAGCGGCCACTCGCGCCTGCCGCTCTACGCCGAGCATCTCGACAACATTCTGGGCATCGTCTATGCCAAAGACCTGCTTCCGTATCTGGGACGGGCCGAGCTGGACCAGCCGCTGAACTGGCGCGACATTGCCCGGCCGGCCATGTTCGTGCCGCTCAGCAAGCGACTGGACGATCTGCTGCGCGACTTTCAGCGGCGCAAAACGCACATGGCCATCGTGGTGGACGAGTACGGCGGGACGGCCGGCCTGGTAACGCTGGAGGACGTGCTGGAAGAGATCGTGGGCGACATCCGCGACGAGCACGACGAAACCGAGCCGGTCCTTTACGAGCAGCTCGACGAACACACCTACCGGGTCGATGCCCGGATGAACCTGGACGATCTGGCCGAGCTGCTGGGCATCGAGCTGGACACCGAATCGTTCGATTTCGAAACGCTCGGCGGCCTGATCTTTCACCTGCTCGGGGTGATTCCGGAGCCGGGCGACGAAGTGCAGTATGGCCCGCTGCACCTGCGCGTGGAGACGGTCGACAACCACCGGATCGGCCAGGTGCTGGTGCGGGTTGAACCGACGCCGGTGGCCGTCCGCAAGAACGGAGCCGAGTCATGA
- a CDS encoding amidohydrolase: MFRAYLLACCLLLGLITTAHAQRKGDLFIRNGTVLTVTNGTLENTDILIRNGKIAAIGQNLKVPEGVEVIDATGMYVMPGIIDAHSHIAISNVNEATNPVTAEVSVGDVLNPYDIRLYRALAGGVTISHVMHGSANVIGGQNETIRHRYGETDPDALRMEGAPRTIKFALGENPTRVHGRGHNVPPLSRMGVEFIIRDAFHKARRYMEAWDRYEQERKRNPRAVPPPYNERLEVLADILRGNILIHCHSYRADEILMLMRVLKDFGIQRVVFQHANEAFKVAPELAAFGAMASVFSDWWAYKFEVYYSTAYNAAILTRNGVITSINSDSPELNRHLYHEAAKTMKYGGLTEDEALALITINPARQLGIEDRVGSIEVGKDADLAIFSAHPLSIYAVCKKTIVDGIVRFDADRDPDDMRLQVDPERPVELAIHWGDHQHGHRCLEGIDLIEFLTETLQSEWQ, from the coding sequence ATGTTTCGCGCGTATCTACTTGCCTGCTGTCTGCTGCTGGGCCTGATCACAACGGCCCACGCCCAGCGGAAAGGCGATCTGTTCATCCGCAACGGGACGGTACTGACCGTCACCAACGGCACGCTGGAAAACACGGATATCCTGATCCGCAACGGCAAGATTGCAGCCATCGGACAGAATCTGAAAGTGCCCGAGGGCGTCGAGGTGATCGATGCGACCGGTATGTACGTCATGCCGGGCATCATCGACGCCCACTCGCACATCGCCATCTCCAACGTGAACGAGGCCACCAACCCGGTAACGGCCGAAGTCAGCGTAGGCGATGTGCTGAACCCCTACGACATCCGCCTCTACCGGGCGCTGGCCGGCGGCGTGACCATCTCACACGTCATGCATGGCTCGGCCAACGTCATCGGTGGTCAGAACGAAACGATCAGGCACCGCTACGGCGAAACCGATCCGGACGCCCTCCGCATGGAAGGCGCCCCCCGGACCATCAAGTTCGCCCTCGGCGAAAACCCCACGCGCGTGCACGGACGCGGGCACAACGTTCCTCCCCTGTCTCGCATGGGCGTGGAGTTCATCATCCGGGACGCCTTCCACAAAGCCCGGCGCTACATGGAGGCCTGGGATCGCTACGAGCAGGAACGCAAGCGCAACCCGCGCGCCGTGCCGCCGCCCTACAACGAACGCCTGGAGGTGCTGGCCGACATCCTTCGCGGTAACATTCTCATTCACTGCCACTCTTACCGCGCCGACGAAATCCTCATGCTGATGCGCGTGCTGAAAGACTTCGGCATCCAGCGCGTGGTCTTCCAGCACGCCAACGAAGCCTTCAAGGTGGCGCCCGAGCTGGCCGCCTTCGGGGCCATGGCTTCGGTCTTTTCGGACTGGTGGGCCTACAAGTTCGAGGTGTACTACTCCACGGCCTATAACGCGGCCATCCTGACCCGCAATGGCGTGATCACCTCGATCAATTCGGACTCGCCGGAACTGAACCGGCACCTGTACCACGAGGCGGCCAAGACCATGAAATACGGCGGGCTGACCGAAGATGAGGCGCTGGCGCTCATCACGATCAACCCGGCCCGCCAGCTCGGCATCGAAGACCGCGTCGGCTCCATCGAGGTGGGCAAAGACGCCGATCTGGCCATCTTCAGCGCCCACCCGCTCTCAATCTACGCGGTCTGCAAGAAAACCATCGTGGACGGGATCGTCCGGTTCGATGCCGACCGCGACCCCGACGATATGCGCCTCCAGGTGGATCCCGAACGCCCTGTGGAGCTGGCCATCCACTGGGGCGACCACCAGCACGGCCATCGCTGCCTGGAAGGCATTGATCTGATCGAGTTTCTCACCGAAACGCTACAGTCCGAGTGGCAATGA